A genomic stretch from Halichoerus grypus chromosome 5, mHalGry1.hap1.1, whole genome shotgun sequence includes:
- the LRRC8C gene encoding volume-regulated anion channel subunit LRRC8C, whose protein sequence is MIPVTEFRQFSEQQPAFRVLKPWWDVFTDYLSVAMLMIGVFGCTLQVMQDKIICLPKRVQPSQNHSSVSNVSQAVASTTPLPPPKPSPTNPATVEMKGLKTDLDLQQYSFINQMCYERALHWYAKYFPYLVLIHTLVFMLCSNFWFKFPGSSSKIEHFISILGKCFDSPWTTRALSEVSGEDSEEKDNRKNNMSRSNTIQSGPEGSLVNSQSLKSIPEKFVVDKSTAGALDKKEGEQAKALFEKVKKFRLHVEEGDILYAMYVRQTVLKVIKFLIIIGYNSALVSKVQFTVDCNVDIQDMTGYKNFSCNHTMAHLFSKLSFCYLCFVSIYGLTCLYTLYWLFYRSLREYSFEYVRQETGIDDIPDVKNDFAFMLHMIDQYDPLYSKRFAVFLSEVSENKLKQLNLNNEWTPDKLRQKLQTNAHNRLELPLIMLSGLPDTVFEITELQSLKLEIIKNVMIPATIAQLDNLQELSLHQCSVKIHSPALSFLKENLKVLSVKFDDMRELPPWMYGLRNLEELYLVGSLSHDISKNVTLESLRDLKSLKILSIKSNVSKIPQAVVDVSSHLQKMCIHNDGTKLVMLNNLKKMTNLTELELVHCDLERIPHAVFSLLSLQELDLKENNLKSIEEIVSFQHLRKLTVLKLWHNSITYIPEHIKKLTSLERLAFSHNKIEVLPSHLFLCNKIRYLDLSYNDIRFIPPEIGVLQSLQYFSITCNKVESLPDELYFCKKLKTLKIGKNSLSVLSPKIGNLLFLSYLDVKGNHFEILPPELGDCRALKRAGLVVEDALFETLPSDVREQMKAE, encoded by the coding sequence GTCATGCAAGACAAGATCATCTGCCTTCCAAAAAGGGTCCAGCCTTCTCAGAATCATTCTTCCGTGTCCAATGTCTCTCAAGCAGTTGCCAGCACCACCCCGCTGCCTCCCCCTAAACCGTCTCCTACCAACCCTGCCACCGTGGAAATGAAAGGGCTAAAGACAGATTTGGACCTCCAGCAGTACAGTTTTATAAACCAGATGTGTTACGAGCGAGCCCTCCACTGGTATGCCAAGTATTTCCCTTACCTGGTCCTCATCCATACCCTGGTCTTCATGCTATGCAGCAACTTTTGGTTCAAGTTCCCCGGTTCCAGCTCCAAAATAGAACATTTCATCTCGATCCTGGGGAAGTGTTTTGACTCTCCTTGGACTACACGGGCTTTATCGGAAGTGTCTGGGGAGGATTCAGAGGAAAAGGACAACAGGAAGAACAACATGAGTAGGTCCAACACCATCCAGTCCGGTCCAGAAGGCAGCCTGGTCAACTCTCAGTCATTAAAGTCCATTCCTGAGAAGTTCGTGGTTGACAAATCCACTGCAGGAGCTTTGGATAAGAAGGAAGGTGAGCAAGCAAAGGCCTTATTTGAGAAGGTGAAGAAGTTCAGGCTGCACGTCGAAGAAGGTGATATACTCTATGCTATGTATGTTCGCCAGACTGTGCTTAAAGTTATAAAATTCCTAATCATCATTGGGTATAATAGCGCCCTGGTTTCCAAAGTTCAGTTTACCGTGGACTGTAATGTTGACATTCAGGACATGACTGGATATAAAAACTTTTCTTGTAATCACACCATGGCACACTTGTTCTCAAAACTGTCCTTTTGCTACCTGTGTTTTGTAAGTATCTACGGGTTGACGTGCCTTTACACCTTATACTGGCTGTTCTACCGTTCTCTACGGGAATATTCTTTTGAGTATGTCCGGCAGGAGACTGGAATTGACGATATTCCAGATGTGAAAAATGACTTTGCATTTATGCTTCATATGATAGATCAGTATGACCCACTGTATTCCAAGAGATTTGCGGTGTTCCTATCTGAAGTGAGTGAGAACAAATTAAAGCAGCTGAACTTAAATAACGAATGGACTCCCGATAAACTGAGGCAGAAGCTACAGACAAATGCCCATAACCGGTTGGAATTGCCGCTTATTATGCTCTCTGGCCTTCCAGACACAGTCTTTGAGATCACAGAGTTGCAGTCTCTAAAACTTGAAATCATCAAGAACGTAATGATCCCAGCCACCATCGCGCAGCTAGACAATCTCCAAGAGCTCTCGCTACACCAGTGCTCAGTCAAAATCCATAGTCCGGCACTCTCTTTCCTGAAGGAAAACCTCAAGGTCTTGAGCGTCAAGTTTGATGATATGAGGGAGCTGCCCCCCTGGATGTATGGGCTCCGGAATCTGGAAGAGCTCTACCTGGTGGGCTCTCTAAGTCATGATATTTCCAAAAATGTCACCCTTGAGTCTCTGCGGGATCTCAAAAGCCTTAAAATTCTCTCTATCAAAAGCAACGTTTCCAAAATCCCTCAGGCAGTGGTGGACGTTTCCAGCCATCTCCAGAAGATGTGCATCCATAACGACGGCACCAAGCTGGTGATGCTCAACAACTTAAAGAAGATGACCAATCTGACAGAGCTGGAGCTGGTCCACTGCGACCTGGAGCGCATTCCCCATGCCGTGTTTAGTCTGCTCAGCCTCCAGGAATTGGACCTCAAAGAGAATAATCTGAAATCTATAGAAGAAATCGTTAGCTTCCAGCACTTGAGAAAGCTGACAGTGCTGAAATTGTGGCACAACAGCATCACCTACATCCCAGAGCATATCAAGAAACTCACCAGCCTGGAGCGCCTGGCCTTCAGTCACAACAAAATAGAGGTGCTGCCTTCCCACCTCTTCCTATGCAACAAGATCCGATACTTGGACCTGTCCTACAATGACATTCGGTTCATCCCACCCGAAATCGGAGTTCTACAGAGTTTACAGTATTTTTCCATCACTTGTAACAAAGTGGAGAGCCTTCCAGATGAACTCTACTTCTGCAAGAAACTTAAAACTCTGAAGATTGGGAAAAACAGCCTCTCCGTACTTTCACCGAAAAttggaaatttattatttctttcctactTAGACGTTAAAGGCAATCACTTTGAAATCCTCCCTCCCGAACTGGGTGACTGTCGGGCCCTGAAGCGAGCCGGGTTGGTTGTGGAAGATGCTCTGTTTGAAACTCTGCCTTCTGATGTCCGGGAACAGATGAAAGCAGaataa